Proteins from a single region of Belliella baltica DSM 15883:
- a CDS encoding type I restriction endonuclease subunit R encodes MKFTEASLEKAFSELLGQEGFPHHLGISIVRKSDEVLIEEDLSNFLFSQYAEQGITINEVNSIILQLKSLPSSDLYESNKTFLRMLSDGFILKREDRSQKDIYIQLINFAGLDKHRLPEKETLLSVFADEQAAYENDNNIYKFVNQLEIIGTEKRIPDGIVYINGLPLVVFEFKSAIREEASIFDAFKQLTVRYRRDIPELFKYNAFCVISDGVNNRAGSFFAPYEFFYTWRRVSGLTKEVDGIDSMFTLIQGMFHKNRLRDIIRNFIYIPDSSKKNEKIVCRYPQYYAARALYDNIKLAQKPKGNGKGGTYFGATGCGKSFTMLYLTRLLMKSEFFESPTIVLITDRIDLDDQLSGQFTNAKNFIGDNTVVSVESRADLRELIQGRQSGGVFLTTIHKFTEDTELLTDRTNVICISDEAHRSQVNLDQKVKITENGVTKTYGFAKYLHDSLPNATFVGFTGTPIDATLDVFGKVVDAYTMTESVKDEITVRIVYEGRAAKVALKNSELEKIERYYADAAELGTNEYQIEKSKEQTANMYAILGDPDRLQAVAEDFVNHYEKRVSEGATVKGKAIFVSSSREIAYELYKNIIELRPEWAEIRTAEEGVELTENDKRELKPIERVKMIMTRNQDDNEVLWKLLGTKEHRKELDRQFKNPKSNFKIAIVVDMWLTGFDVPFLDSIYIDKPIQRHNLIQTISRVNRKFKGKNKGLVVDYIGIKTQMNLALKQYSEGDKDNFEDIDESIIIVRNHLDLLAKLFHTFDNSKYFNGTTLQQLNTLNLAAEYVQQSKEFETRFMGLVKRLKAAYDICAGSEQLSQLERDYTHFYLAVRSIVFKLNKGNAPDTAQMNAKVRDMIKEALQSDGVEEIFKLGDESETEQDIFDEDYLAKIEKIKLPNTKIKLLQQLLAKVIAEIKKVNRVKGIDFTKKMQALVERYNDRDANDILRSEVYEEMASALTDLIWEVHKEFNAGDELGINFEEKAFYDILKELCKKYDFKYPEEKLIILAKAVKELVDGQAKFPDWNKRDDIKSALKVGLILLLDEFGYPPVERDEVYVEIFEQAENFKKNQND; translated from the coding sequence ATGAAATTTACAGAAGCAAGTTTAGAAAAGGCATTTTCCGAGTTGTTGGGGCAAGAAGGCTTCCCACACCACTTGGGCATTAGCATTGTCCGTAAGTCAGACGAAGTGCTGATAGAAGAAGATTTAAGCAATTTTCTTTTCAGCCAATATGCAGAGCAAGGCATCACTATCAATGAAGTCAATTCTATCATCCTCCAACTCAAATCACTTCCTTCTTCCGATTTATACGAAAGCAACAAAACTTTTTTACGAATGCTTTCAGACGGTTTTATTCTAAAACGAGAAGACCGAAGCCAAAAAGACATATACATACAGCTGATCAATTTCGCAGGACTAGATAAACACAGACTACCAGAAAAAGAAACACTGCTTTCTGTTTTTGCAGATGAACAAGCAGCCTATGAAAATGATAATAATATTTACAAATTCGTCAATCAGTTAGAAATTATAGGTACAGAAAAACGTATTCCTGACGGAATTGTATACATCAATGGCTTGCCTTTAGTTGTATTTGAATTCAAAAGTGCCATTCGGGAAGAAGCCTCCATTTTTGATGCATTCAAACAATTAACGGTACGGTACCGCAGAGATATTCCTGAACTTTTCAAATACAATGCCTTTTGCGTAATCAGTGATGGCGTTAACAACAGAGCAGGTTCGTTCTTTGCTCCTTATGAGTTTTTCTATACCTGGAGAAGAGTGTCAGGTTTGACAAAAGAAGTTGACGGCATAGACAGTATGTTTACACTCATTCAGGGAATGTTTCACAAAAACAGATTGCGTGACATTATTCGCAACTTCATTTACATTCCTGATAGCTCAAAGAAAAATGAAAAAATCGTTTGTCGCTACCCCCAATATTATGCGGCAAGAGCTTTGTACGATAATATTAAGTTAGCTCAAAAACCCAAAGGAAACGGAAAAGGCGGAACTTACTTTGGTGCCACAGGTTGCGGAAAGAGTTTTACTATGCTTTATCTCACAAGGTTGTTGATGAAAAGTGAATTTTTTGAGAGCCCCACCATTGTGCTTATTACGGACCGGATCGATTTAGATGATCAGCTTTCCGGGCAATTTACGAATGCTAAAAACTTCATAGGTGATAATACAGTGGTAAGCGTTGAAAGCAGGGCTGATTTAAGAGAATTAATCCAAGGCAGACAAAGTGGGGGTGTATTCCTAACTACCATTCATAAGTTTACAGAAGACACCGAATTGCTCACTGATAGAACCAATGTCATATGTATTTCTGATGAAGCTCATAGAAGCCAAGTCAATTTAGACCAAAAAGTAAAAATAACCGAAAATGGAGTTACGAAAACGTATGGCTTTGCCAAGTATTTGCACGATTCGTTACCCAATGCCACATTTGTCGGTTTTACAGGAACACCAATAGATGCAACGCTTGATGTGTTTGGTAAAGTGGTGGATGCTTACACGATGACTGAATCTGTGAAAGATGAAATTACCGTTCGCATTGTATATGAAGGTAGGGCAGCAAAGGTAGCTTTGAAGAATAGTGAATTGGAAAAAATAGAGCGCTATTATGCAGATGCAGCTGAATTGGGAACCAATGAATACCAAATAGAAAAAAGCAAAGAACAAACTGCGAACATGTATGCCATTTTAGGTGATCCAGATCGTCTGCAAGCAGTCGCAGAGGATTTTGTAAATCACTATGAAAAAAGAGTTTCCGAGGGTGCGACTGTGAAAGGTAAAGCAATATTTGTAAGCAGTAGCAGAGAAATTGCTTACGAACTTTACAAGAATATAATCGAACTCCGGCCTGAGTGGGCTGAAATTAGAACAGCTGAGGAAGGGGTTGAACTGACCGAAAATGATAAACGAGAACTGAAGCCAATTGAGCGTGTCAAAATGATAATGACACGTAATCAGGATGATAATGAGGTTTTATGGAAGCTGCTAGGCACAAAAGAACACCGCAAAGAGCTTGACCGTCAATTTAAAAACCCAAAATCAAATTTTAAAATCGCAATTGTGGTCGATATGTGGCTGACAGGTTTTGATGTTCCTTTCTTGGACAGCATTTACATTGACAAACCCATTCAGCGACATAACTTAATACAAACTATTTCACGAGTAAACCGCAAGTTTAAAGGCAAAAACAAAGGTTTGGTTGTGGATTATATTGGTATCAAAACACAAATGAATTTGGCTTTGAAGCAATACAGCGAAGGCGACAAAGACAATTTTGAAGACATTGATGAATCCATTATCATAGTAAGAAATCATTTAGACCTTTTAGCTAAACTGTTTCATACTTTCGACAATTCAAAATATTTCAATGGTACAACCCTTCAGCAATTAAACACTTTAAATTTAGCTGCCGAATATGTGCAACAGTCCAAAGAATTTGAAACCCGATTTATGGGTTTGGTTAAGAGACTAAAGGCCGCTTATGATATTTGTGCAGGAAGTGAACAACTATCACAATTAGAAAGAGACTATACGCACTTCTATTTGGCAGTTCGTTCCATTGTTTTCAAATTAAACAAAGGGAATGCACCCGATACAGCACAGATGAATGCTAAAGTTAGGGATATGATTAAAGAAGCGTTACAAAGTGATGGAGTAGAAGAAATATTCAAACTGGGCGACGAATCGGAAACCGAACAAGATATTTTTGATGAAGATTATTTGGCGAAGATTGAAAAAATCAAACTGCCAAATACGAAAATCAAATTGCTTCAACAGCTACTTGCAAAGGTTATTGCGGAAATCAAGAAAGTAAACCGAGTGAAAGGAATTGACTTTACCAAAAAAATGCAAGCCTTGGTTGAACGCTATAATGACCGTGATGCAAACGACATTTTGAGAAGTGAAGTATATGAAGAAATGGCATCTGCCTTGACAGATTTGATTTGGGAAGTCCATAAAGAGTTTAATGCAGGAGACGAACTCGGAATTAATTTTGAAGAAAAGGCCTTTTATGATATTTTGAAAGAGCTTTGTAAGAAATATGACTTCAAATACCCAGAGGAAAAGTTGATTATTTTAGCCAAAGCTGTTAAAGAATTGGTCGACGGTCAAGCAAAATTTCCAGATTGGAATAAACGTGATGATATCAAATCAGCCTTAAAAGTTGGGCTTATTCTGTTGCTTGACGAGTTTGGCTATCCACCTGTTGAAAGAGATGAAGTATATGTTGAGATTTTTGAGCAAGCAGAAAACTTCAAAAAAAATCAGAATGATTAA
- a CDS encoding nucleotidyl transferase AbiEii/AbiGii toxin family protein, which translates to MKLHENKTLFRQAIQFTADQMKIPAIYVEKDYWVTYALFTIFNNEIGKDTIFKGGTALSKCYNMIERFSEDIDLVVLRREGETDSKLKSKLKAVSTIVETIMPEVPIEGITHKMGMNRKTAHAYDKKFKGNYGQVRDVIILESTWLGYYEPYTTKSIVSFVGQMMLDNKQSDIANKNGLLPFDLLALKPDRTICEKIMSLVRFSYGENPIDDLKKKIRHTYDLHQLLKQDEFSAFFHSTAFNEMVLKVANDDVASFRNNNKWLIHHPNEALIFKDLENVWTELKTIYNGDFKNLVYGELPKQEAILETLRMIQERLKTISWTIKIEPKE; encoded by the coding sequence ATGAAGTTGCACGAAAACAAAACGTTATTCAGACAAGCGATTCAGTTTACGGCTGACCAAATGAAAATCCCTGCCATTTATGTAGAAAAAGATTACTGGGTTACCTACGCCCTATTTACGATTTTCAACAACGAAATTGGCAAAGACACAATTTTTAAAGGCGGAACAGCTCTATCCAAGTGTTACAATATGATAGAACGCTTTTCAGAAGATATTGACTTAGTAGTACTGAGACGTGAAGGAGAAACAGACAGTAAGTTAAAATCTAAATTAAAAGCAGTAAGCACGATTGTAGAAACCATAATGCCAGAAGTTCCCATCGAAGGCATTACTCATAAAATGGGAATGAATCGTAAAACAGCTCACGCCTATGATAAAAAATTTAAAGGCAATTATGGACAAGTAAGAGATGTCATCATTTTGGAATCAACTTGGTTAGGATACTACGAACCATACACCACCAAAAGCATCGTTTCATTTGTTGGTCAAATGATGCTGGATAATAAACAGTCTGATATTGCTAATAAAAACGGACTACTTCCTTTTGACTTGCTGGCATTAAAACCTGATAGAACCATTTGCGAAAAAATAATGAGCTTAGTTCGTTTTTCTTATGGCGAAAATCCAATAGATGATTTAAAGAAAAAGATAAGACACACTTACGATTTGCATCAGCTACTAAAGCAAGATGAATTTTCAGCATTTTTCCATTCAACGGCTTTTAATGAAATGGTTTTGAAGGTAGCAAATGATGATGTTGCAAGTTTTAGAAATAATAATAAGTGGTTAATTCATCATCCTAATGAAGCACTAATTTTCAAAGACTTGGAAAATGTTTGGACCGAGTTGAAAACGATTTACAACGGTGACTTTAAAAATTTGGTGTATGGAGAATTACCCAAACAAGAAGCTATTTTGGAAACATTAAGAATGATTCAAGAAAGATTAAAAACAATTTCTTGGACAATAAAAATTGAACCCAAGGAATGA
- a CDS encoding type IV toxin-antitoxin system AbiEi family antitoxin domain-containing protein — MKTTEYIAFNIDRLPKGYVFTYADFTTEVKQKEAVIKALNRMVASGKIAKLSKGKYYKPENTPFGNLQPNQAQVVKDLLEENGKITGYLTGYSIYNQLGLTTQVSNTIQIGKNQIRPNFKRERYTIAFVKQKNTITKENIPLLQLLDAIRYIKKIPDANIEASCKRFLAIIKNFTDKDINTLVRLALKYPPATRALLGALLDQLQKGKAAEPLFKSLNPITKYKLSGATKALSTTEKWNIV, encoded by the coding sequence ATGAAAACCACTGAATACATAGCATTTAACATAGATAGGCTACCCAAGGGTTATGTATTCACCTATGCCGACTTTACTACAGAGGTGAAACAAAAAGAAGCGGTCATAAAAGCCCTGAATCGTATGGTAGCTTCGGGCAAAATCGCTAAACTATCAAAAGGAAAATACTATAAACCCGAAAATACGCCCTTTGGCAACCTTCAACCCAATCAGGCACAAGTAGTAAAAGATTTATTGGAAGAAAATGGAAAAATAACGGGTTATCTCACAGGTTACAGCATCTATAACCAATTGGGCTTAACCACACAGGTAAGCAATACCATACAAATCGGAAAAAATCAGATCCGCCCCAATTTTAAAAGAGAACGCTATACGATTGCTTTTGTAAAACAAAAAAACACCATCACCAAAGAGAATATTCCATTATTGCAGTTATTGGATGCCATTCGCTACATTAAAAAAATACCTGATGCGAATATAGAAGCATCCTGCAAACGGTTTTTAGCTATTATCAAAAACTTTACTGATAAAGATATCAATACCTTGGTTCGCTTGGCATTAAAATACCCGCCTGCTACAAGGGCTTTATTGGGTGCTTTGTTAGATCAATTGCAAAAAGGGAAAGCAGCTGAACCACTTTTCAAATCATTGAACCCAATTACTAAGTATAAGCTATCAGGTGCTACGAAAGCTTTATCCACCACCGAAAAATGGAATATTGTATGA
- a CDS encoding polyprenol monophosphomannose synthase gives MKKEKLVIIPTYNELENIQEMIHAVMNLDGEFDLLIIDDNSPDGTAEEVIKHQNDFTGRLHLIQRKGKLGLGTAYITGFKFALEKGYSYIFEMDADFSHNPDDLIKLHRACSNHGYDMAIGSRYITGVNVVNWPMGRVLMSFFASKYVQFVTGIPIKDTTAGFKCYTAKVLKAMDLNKIKFVGYAFQIEMKFTAWKLGFKIIEVPIIFTDRTKGTSKMSSGIFKEAVMGVIYMKFKSFFKTYKPINQT, from the coding sequence ATGAAAAAAGAAAAATTAGTAATCATTCCTACTTATAATGAACTGGAAAACATCCAGGAAATGATTCATGCCGTCATGAATCTTGATGGTGAATTTGATTTATTAATTATAGATGACAACTCCCCAGACGGAACCGCAGAAGAGGTCATCAAACACCAAAATGATTTTACCGGCCGTCTTCATTTAATTCAAAGAAAAGGCAAATTAGGACTTGGTACAGCCTATATCACAGGATTCAAATTTGCCTTGGAAAAAGGCTATTCCTATATTTTTGAAATGGATGCGGATTTTTCACATAATCCTGATGACCTAATTAAACTTCATCGTGCTTGCTCAAACCATGGTTATGATATGGCTATCGGCTCACGATACATCACGGGTGTAAATGTAGTAAATTGGCCTATGGGAAGGGTTTTGATGTCATTTTTTGCCAGCAAATATGTTCAGTTCGTAACAGGAATTCCAATCAAGGACACTACAGCTGGTTTTAAATGCTACACAGCAAAAGTACTCAAAGCCATGGATCTCAACAAAATCAAGTTTGTTGGTTATGCTTTTCAAATAGAGATGAAGTTCACTGCTTGGAAACTAGGATTTAAAATCATAGAGGTACCAATAATTTTCACAGACCGAACGAAAGGAACATCTAAGATGAGCTCAGGAATTTTCAAAGAGGCAGTAATGGGAGTGATTTACATGAAGTTCAAAAGCTTTTTCAAAACTTACAAGCCAATCAATCAAACCTGA
- a CDS encoding SIR2 family protein — protein sequence MEHILDIEKQEEDLNAIFLNIKQSNTILFLGAGASVGEKRYLSKEIIEFYESHIGKELNEPNITKWLDILSADDSFRRTHFDNFVQDLLQKLTVSEAHKVMASIPWREIITTNYDLLIERAFDAIMDSSQKIYDLKPVKNQKQYNYRESNTEVRYIKLNGCISDKSLYPLAFSTDDFRKLSSFYKLVLNDLKNISHDIQFLSMGYSFTDDFGKELLDKFDSYNFRDKRWIFNVDPFPNENTLAYYKKNKICIVKCSFQDFFLKYKEWETKNADIVVKKKGLSLLSSKDSHISAPPQLLLSLDGIVKQLNTHTRERFIKEEEYYKGDEPNFGVITRGLDVTKTNFTQSFTDEILKVVNDKKGTFVPIFFISGDFGIGKSTFTLRLIYELEKQTDLDLVSFEIVDFNRARKEHLIELIKTMKAKNFIFFCDEIEVESYFKSLIEIQRDISIEQFQDCNIFFIAPIRVNILEKFRLNRTVPNSYELRISGEFTTEEIEDLLEKLKKTNLIDFRDASEKKRLVSKIMKEYNSDSFVALMASITSGRHENDLIDCYNQLSKEAQQAFLYTALLHKHKLLMPASWLKQNIKMDWDEFITRIVKAEGKGILIQEYVSAHGTQPDLYFKTKHPLIAERLVNRFIPNKDKQFQFYEQMLKQIENGQTNSYLANNLLKALGKNSDYNNTQIDKLYDAGYTKLSDDPYFLLNYAINLQNRRTKTTVKKAIGFILYAEGLLDYRNHRFIHRRAVLNFELAKLYFSEETQLIYTNIYIKEAQDLFVLKQLLDPFSAFSYVDYIKLIIWQLENIDYEIEDVMQKKILIEDLFDLANRTVTDNLDRIDSLQTLYANYLNHNNDNKDYKQYLDELYENVRLRPYACILLHNYHLSKEEFEKCDFYVSEMEFMQENFEVVKFLFKIYGRYLHEANTRVKLLRMARENINLEKEFPLRFYFFKFIAETYNFNYNDGKNYLRNIKHRYHNLHPEFHYEWKDPDGEIMLFDAIVVKKSAERFKAIKISNIQLTAKLIKGNYDKFSVGSKVKVKLHFYLYGLMAEIVQTTDNNSE from the coding sequence ATGGAACACATACTTGACATTGAAAAACAAGAAGAAGATCTAAATGCTATCTTCTTAAATATAAAACAATCTAATACAATTCTATTTCTAGGTGCAGGTGCGTCAGTTGGAGAAAAAAGATATTTGAGTAAAGAAATAATCGAGTTTTATGAATCTCATATTGGCAAAGAATTGAATGAACCAAACATTACAAAATGGCTTGATATCCTTTCAGCAGACGATAGTTTCAGAAGAACTCATTTTGATAATTTTGTTCAAGATCTTCTTCAAAAACTAACTGTATCAGAAGCACACAAGGTAATGGCAAGTATTCCGTGGCGTGAAATCATAACCACTAATTATGACTTATTAATAGAAAGGGCGTTTGATGCTATAATGGATTCATCACAGAAAATTTACGACTTAAAGCCAGTAAAAAATCAGAAGCAATATAACTATCGTGAATCTAATACTGAAGTCCGCTATATAAAATTGAACGGATGTATTTCAGATAAGAGTTTATATCCGCTAGCTTTTTCAACTGATGATTTTAGAAAGCTGAGCAGTTTTTATAAATTAGTTTTGAACGACTTGAAAAATATCAGTCATGATATTCAGTTTTTAAGTATGGGATACTCTTTTACTGATGATTTTGGAAAGGAATTACTAGATAAATTTGATTCTTATAATTTCCGTGATAAAAGGTGGATATTTAACGTTGACCCATTTCCGAATGAAAACACACTTGCCTATTATAAAAAAAATAAGATTTGCATCGTAAAATGCTCATTTCAGGATTTCTTTTTAAAATATAAAGAATGGGAAACAAAGAACGCTGACATTGTCGTCAAGAAAAAAGGGTTGTCACTTTTAAGCAGTAAAGATTCGCATATTTCTGCACCGCCTCAATTGCTTCTAAGTCTGGATGGAATTGTAAAACAACTTAATACACATACTAGAGAACGCTTTATTAAAGAAGAAGAATATTACAAGGGAGATGAACCTAATTTTGGAGTAATTACGAGAGGTTTAGATGTAACCAAGACTAATTTCACTCAATCATTTACTGATGAAATTCTAAAAGTTGTAAATGATAAGAAAGGTACGTTTGTACCAATATTTTTCATCAGTGGAGACTTTGGAATAGGGAAGTCTACATTTACTTTGCGTCTAATATACGAACTTGAAAAGCAGACTGATTTAGATTTAGTATCATTTGAGATTGTTGATTTTAATAGGGCAAGAAAAGAACATCTAATTGAACTTATAAAAACAATGAAAGCTAAAAACTTCATTTTCTTTTGTGATGAAATAGAAGTTGAAAGTTATTTTAAATCCCTAATTGAAATTCAAAGAGACATTAGTATTGAGCAGTTTCAAGACTGCAATATTTTCTTCATTGCACCAATACGCGTAAACATATTAGAAAAGTTTAGACTTAATAGAACTGTTCCTAATTCATATGAACTGAGAATATCAGGAGAATTTACGACAGAGGAAATTGAAGACTTACTAGAGAAACTAAAAAAGACCAATCTTATTGATTTTAGAGATGCTTCTGAAAAAAAAAGGTTAGTTTCAAAAATAATGAAAGAATACAATTCAGATTCGTTCGTAGCATTGATGGCATCAATAACATCAGGGCGACATGAGAACGATTTAATTGATTGTTATAATCAACTATCAAAAGAAGCACAGCAAGCATTTTTATATACTGCATTATTGCATAAGCACAAACTATTAATGCCGGCGAGTTGGTTAAAGCAAAACATTAAAATGGATTGGGATGAATTCATTACAAGAATAGTTAAGGCAGAGGGTAAAGGAATACTTATCCAAGAATACGTTTCAGCACATGGAACACAACCAGATTTGTATTTCAAAACTAAACATCCCCTTATAGCAGAAAGACTTGTCAACCGTTTTATTCCAAACAAAGACAAGCAATTTCAATTTTATGAACAAATGTTAAAGCAAATTGAGAATGGACAAACAAACTCTTATTTAGCTAATAATTTGTTAAAAGCTTTAGGAAAAAATAGCGATTATAACAACACGCAAATTGATAAACTTTATGATGCTGGATATACTAAATTATCAGACGACCCCTATTTTCTTTTAAACTATGCTATTAATCTTCAAAATAGGAGAACAAAAACTACCGTTAAAAAAGCAATCGGATTTATCCTCTATGCTGAAGGGCTATTAGATTATAGAAACCATAGGTTTATTCACAGACGCGCTGTTTTAAATTTTGAACTAGCTAAACTTTACTTTAGCGAAGAAACTCAATTAATTTATACAAACATATATATAAAAGAAGCTCAAGATTTATTCGTCTTAAAACAGCTTCTTGACCCATTTTCCGCATTCAGTTATGTTGACTACATCAAATTAATTATTTGGCAATTAGAAAACATAGATTACGAAATTGAAGATGTAATGCAAAAAAAGATTCTAATTGAGGATTTATTTGATTTAGCAAACAGGACAGTAACTGATAATCTGGATAGAATTGATAGTTTACAAACTCTTTATGCTAATTATTTAAATCATAACAATGATAATAAAGATTATAAGCAATATTTAGATGAGTTATACGAAAATGTAAGGTTAAGACCTTATGCTTGTATTTTATTGCATAATTACCATTTAAGCAAGGAAGAATTCGAAAAATGTGACTTTTATGTGTCAGAAATGGAATTTATGCAAGAAAACTTTGAAGTAGTAAAGTTCTTATTTAAAATTTATGGTAGATATTTACATGAAGCGAACACAAGGGTAAAGTTATTGCGTATGGCAAGGGAAAATATAAATTTGGAAAAAGAATTTCCACTTCGCTTTTACTTTTTCAAATTCATAGCAGAAACATATAACTTTAATTACAATGATGGTAAAAACTACTTAAGGAACATTAAGCATAGATATCATAATTTACATCCCGAATTCCACTATGAATGGAAAGACCCTGATGGAGAAATTATGTTATTTGATGCAATTGTAGTTAAAAAATCTGCGGAGAGATTTAAAGCTATTAAAATATCAAACATTCAATTAACAGCAAAATTGATAAAAGGGAACTATGATAAGTTTTCAGTTGGCTCAAAAGTAAAAGTAAAATTACATTTTTACTTATATGGTTTAATGGCAGAAATAGTTCAAACTACAGATAATAATTCAGAATAG
- a CDS encoding ATP-grasp domain-containing protein, whose translation MSRIAIITYEAKGSYAASNVADEDQVLASILDEIDVDYKFEIWSDKTVDWSQYACLLLKSPWDYFDRYEEYLEWCKHVQELGIPVYNDLETVIWNSDKKYLKEIENAGFSIVKTQFLEKGKNASDVYACYTLFGVQELIVKPAVSGGAKHTLKVSMGNFKSMKEKIDELLKSEEFLVQPFMEEIVSVGEYSYIFFDGKFSHAVLKSAKSGDFRVQHFFGGEITKIQLSSSELVYLESLVKAFTKDTLYARVDGVWRGGEFLLMELELIEPYLFLFTSEAAKLNYTQALKSRFSLQV comes from the coding sequence ATGAGTCGAATAGCAATAATCACCTATGAAGCAAAAGGTTCCTATGCAGCGAGTAATGTGGCAGATGAAGATCAGGTTTTAGCCTCTATATTAGATGAAATTGACGTTGACTACAAATTTGAGATTTGGTCAGATAAGACGGTTGATTGGAGTCAATATGCTTGTTTGTTGCTCAAATCCCCATGGGATTATTTTGATAGGTATGAAGAGTATTTAGAATGGTGTAAGCATGTTCAGGAATTAGGGATTCCGGTTTACAATGATTTGGAAACGGTTATTTGGAATTCAGATAAGAAATATTTGAAGGAAATTGAAAATGCTGGTTTTTCGATTGTTAAAACTCAATTTTTAGAAAAAGGAAAAAATGCATCAGATGTATATGCTTGTTATACGCTTTTTGGAGTACAAGAATTGATTGTCAAGCCGGCGGTTAGCGGAGGTGCTAAGCATACTCTAAAAGTCAGTATGGGTAATTTTAAATCAATGAAAGAAAAGATTGATGAGTTATTGAAGTCTGAGGAGTTTTTGGTTCAGCCTTTTATGGAGGAGATTGTCTCAGTAGGGGAGTATTCCTATATTTTCTTCGATGGTAAATTTTCTCATGCTGTACTCAAAAGTGCTAAATCAGGAGATTTTCGTGTTCAACATTTCTTCGGAGGAGAAATTACCAAAATTCAACTAAGTAGCTCTGAATTAGTATATCTTGAGTCCTTAGTAAAAGCCTTTACCAAGGATACGCTTTATGCGAGAGTTGATGGCGTATGGAGAGGAGGGGAGTTCTTGTTGATGGAATTGGAATTGATCGAGCCTTATCTTTTTTTATTCACTTCGGAAGCCGCTAAGCTTAATTATACCCAAGCACTCAAAAGCAGATTTTCGTTACAGGTTTGA